The genome window ACAGGGCTGATATTTCATACTCAAATATGCGTTCAACAGATTTTGAAGGAGCAACATTTATAAAAACCAAGTTCAGTTACAGTGATTTAAGGAAAGCCAAAATCCAAAAAACATGGTTTGAGGATGTTGAGGCAGAACAAGTTATGGTTTACGGTAAAAAACCATGGTCAGAAGGTAGCAAGGCTAAACTTGATGTAGAAGAAATCAAAGCTCCAAACTGGGACGACTAATCTCTGGAGGAAAATATGAAAAAGGTATCTCTATCTAATATTGCATTTGTTGTTGTTATCGCAGCTGGTTTTCTGTATTACCTTTATCTAAAGGGATATATATTTGCAAATTTTGAGAATTTAGAGCCAAAAGAGGCCTATCAGCTTCTGCAAAAGGAAAAAGGTAAAATTGTGCTATTAGATGTTAGAAATCCTGAAGAAATCAAGACAGATGGGAAAATTCCCGGTTCAATTTTAATCCCACTGGGCACCCTTGCCCAGAATATAGATAAGTTA of Persephonella sp. IF05-L8 contains these proteins:
- a CDS encoding rhodanese-like domain-containing protein — translated: MKKVSLSNIAFVVVIAAGFLYYLYLKGYIFANFENLEPKEAYQLLQKEKGKIVLLDVRNPEEIKTDGKIPGSILIPLGTLAQNIDKLDKNKKIMVYCHSGMRSVSAARLLSSVGFKVLNIKGGILSWKSEGLPVEK